In the genome of Gemmatimonadota bacterium, one region contains:
- a CDS encoding anhydro-N-acetylmuramic acid kinase: protein MSEAPMLMVGLMSGTSLDGVDAALVRIQGPTNLELLAFAHRAYTAEERQRIEAALAGGALADVARLHASIAEWAAEAVDTVLLAAHVRADTLAGIAFPGQTMWHEPPLVSWQLGEPAILAERFGVRVVHNFRARDVAAGGQGAPLVPLVDALCFGATDHPRLLLNLGGMANVTWVERRARLDGVAGGDTGPGVAVIDAVARLVDPTVPFDLDGALAMRGRVHEDVLAELLANPFFALPAPKSTGRELFGQGFASALHQRVPGPDGVRTAVALTVESVVRFCRDQLPNAPELVAAGGGTHHPVLMAELTARLAALGTTVRRFDEVFFPADAKEAVAFALLGWLTLHGQPGNLPTVTGALGPRVLGAVTPP, encoded by the coding sequence ATGAGTGAAGCGCCAATGCTGATGGTGGGACTGATGTCCGGGACCTCGCTCGACGGCGTGGATGCTGCGCTCGTGCGCATCCAGGGGCCGACGAATCTCGAGCTGCTGGCCTTTGCGCACCGTGCCTACACGGCGGAGGAGCGCCAACGCATTGAGGCCGCGCTTGCCGGTGGTGCACTCGCCGATGTCGCACGACTGCACGCGTCGATCGCCGAGTGGGCCGCAGAGGCCGTGGACACGGTGCTCCTGGCCGCGCACGTTCGCGCCGACACGCTCGCGGGAATCGCGTTTCCCGGCCAGACCATGTGGCACGAGCCGCCGCTGGTCTCCTGGCAACTCGGCGAGCCGGCGATCCTGGCCGAGCGCTTCGGGGTGCGTGTGGTCCACAACTTCCGTGCGCGCGACGTCGCGGCGGGTGGGCAGGGCGCACCGCTGGTACCGCTCGTGGACGCACTCTGTTTCGGTGCGACCGATCATCCGCGCCTGCTGCTGAATCTCGGCGGCATGGCCAACGTGACGTGGGTCGAACGGCGGGCACGACTCGATGGTGTGGCCGGTGGCGACACCGGGCCGGGCGTTGCGGTGATCGATGCCGTGGCACGGCTCGTCGATCCGACGGTTCCGTTCGACCTCGATGGCGCGCTCGCCATGCGCGGACGCGTGCACGAGGATGTCCTCGCCGAGTTGCTCGCGAATCCTTTCTTCGCGCTGCCCGCTCCGAAGAGCACCGGACGGGAACTCTTCGGTCAGGGCTTCGCGTCGGCGCTGCACCAGCGCGTTCCTGGTCCTGATGGCGTTCGCACGGCGGTGGCGCTCACGGTGGAAAGCGTGGTGCGATTCTGTCGGGATCAGCTCCCCAACGCACCGGAACTCGTCGCGGCGGGCGGCGGGACGCATCATCCGGTGTTGATGGCGGAACTCACGGCGCGGCTGGCGGCACTCGGCACGACCGTGCGGCGCTTCGATGAGGTCTTCTTTCCGGCGGATGCGAAGGAGGCGGTGGCGTT
- the murQ gene encoding N-acetylmuramic acid 6-phosphate etherase — MTDPAASIRATERRNPHSVAVDTFDAEQLVALFVAEDSTVPLAVGRESAAIARGLTLVETAFRRGGRLCYIGAGTSGRLGVLDASECPPTFGTPPSLVQGIIAGGYDALVRSVEGAEDDRDAGAAAIDERMLGVNDVLVGIAASGTTPFVRGAIARAKELGAATIFVTCATPSPDVVPHTDVIIHVDVGPEIVTGSTRLKAGTATKLVLNTLTTGAMIRIGKTYGNLMVDLQATNAKLRERGERIVMEVLGVSREQAATVLRDADGRVRTAIVMLHDHLDAAGAEARLTEVDRRLRAIVGPPPEVAPG; from the coding sequence ATGACCGATCCTGCCGCCTCGATCCGCGCCACGGAACGCCGCAACCCGCACTCTGTCGCGGTCGACACCTTTGACGCCGAGCAGCTGGTCGCATTGTTCGTGGCCGAGGACAGCACGGTGCCCCTCGCGGTGGGGCGCGAGTCGGCGGCAATCGCGCGTGGCCTGACGCTGGTCGAGACCGCCTTCCGGCGGGGCGGTCGGCTCTGTTACATCGGTGCCGGGACGTCGGGGCGGCTCGGGGTGCTCGACGCCTCGGAGTGTCCTCCCACCTTCGGGACGCCACCGTCGCTAGTGCAGGGGATCATCGCCGGCGGCTACGACGCCCTGGTGCGCTCGGTCGAAGGCGCGGAAGACGATCGTGATGCGGGCGCCGCAGCGATCGATGAGCGGATGCTCGGTGTCAACGATGTACTCGTCGGCATCGCGGCGAGCGGAACCACACCGTTCGTGCGAGGTGCCATCGCTCGCGCGAAGGAACTTGGGGCCGCGACCATCTTCGTGACCTGCGCGACGCCATCGCCTGATGTCGTGCCCCACACCGATGTGATCATTCACGTCGATGTCGGACCGGAAATCGTGACCGGCTCCACCCGTCTCAAGGCCGGTACCGCGACCAAGCTGGTGCTCAACACGCTCACCACCGGGGCGATGATCCGCATCGGCAAGACCTACGGCAACCTGATGGTCGATCTGCAGGCAACCAACGCGAAGCTGCGCGAACGTGGCGAGCGGATCGTCATGGAGGTGCTCGGTGTCTCGCGCGAGCAGGCCGCCACTGTGCTTCGCGATGCCGACGGACGGGTTCGCACCGCCATCGTGATGCTCCACGATCACCTCGATGCCGCCGGCGCCGAGGCGCGTCTCACCGAAGTGGACCGTCGCCTCCGGGCAATTGTCGGTCCCCCACCGGAGGTCGCCCCAGGATGA